The sequence below is a genomic window from Chondrinema litorale.
AAGCGTTTGCCAATTGTTCTTTTAAAGATTCTACATTTTTTTCTAAGGCTTCTTTCTCATTTTTTGCCTGAAGATATTGCACTTCTGAACCAATGTTTTGATTCCAGAGGTTTTCTTGTCTTTCGTAAATACTTGTAGCCAAACTCAATCTGGTTTCGGCTTCTTCAATATTCTTTTTTAAGACTTCCGCACTCAACACAGCTATTACTGCTCCCTGATTTACAAAAGCACCTTCTTCATAATTCCTTTTGAGAATTACACCTGAAATTTCAGGATTTACTTGAATATTTTTATTAGACTTAACTTCTCCAGGAACCTCGATAAAGTGATTAAAAACAGAAGTATTAACAGGTTCCACTTCAATAAGCCTAAGCTCTCTTTTTTGAGGGCCATTTAATTCTACAATCTCTGCTTCTAATTCTTTTATTTGCTCTTCTAAAACATCTCTCTCCTCTTTATAAGTGGCAAGAAGCTTTTTCTTCTCTTCTATCGACTCAGATGTTTTTGGACCACCACAACCACCCATAATCAAGCTGGCAACTACTAAAACTTTTATATAAGAATATTTCATGGTATGTATAAATTTCAATTTTTTAAAGCATCTTAATTATTCACTGCCTAACTCACCTATAGCTTTTAGGTAATCAATCTTTGCAATTAGTGCATTGTAAAGCGCATTGTAGTAATTTGTTTGCGCCTGAGTAAGCGATGTTTCAGCATCTACCAATTCGAAACTCGAACCAACACCTTCTTGATATTTGATATTTGACACCCTATAAATTTCATCAGCCAACTCCATATTATCTCTTTCACTATTAAGAATAGTTATATTACTTTCTAAAGCTATTTGAGCCTGTGCTAACTCTGTCTCAATCATATTTTCAATATTCCAACTATTATTTTCTGACTTTAATAGAGTAAGGCGTGCTTGCTCGATTTGATATTTTTTTCTGAGTCCATCAAATATTGGAATACTTAGGGTGAAACCATAATTTCCATTACTAAACCAGTAATCACCAAAATTCATTAAATTACTTATCTCTTGTGCTCCAGAATTAGCACCAATTCCTGCAAATGCATAAAGTGATGGCAAATAGCCTACATTATATCTCTTTATATTAAGCTTATCTAGCTCGATCTGTGTTTGATTAATTGAGTATTCAATTCTGTTATTATAATTAATATCTTCTCTTCCATCAATTTGGAGAAATTCGTCTTTCACATCACTAATTTTACCTTCAAGAGTAATAGGGTCAGATACTTTCATCCCCATTTGAAACTTTAAAAGGATCAAACTTACCTGATTCATCTGTTCAATGTTTGCAAGCTGTGATTTTACATTATTCATATTCACCCTTATCCTGTCCACATCGATTTTTTCAGAAAAACCATTCTCAAACATCGCAGTAGTTTGCCTCAACAGTGTATCTAATCTGTTATAATTTTCCTCAGCTAATTTTAATCGCTCTTCGCTAATAAGCGCATTATAATATGCTTTTGTAACCGCCTCAACTGTTTCAATTTTTGATCTTTCCATGTTTTTTTGTGCTAACTCTTTATAGGTTTTAGCAGCTTTTAAACCTAGAAAAAAAGTACCATCAAAAATTAGTTGATTAAGTGTTACACCAACATTTCCACTAAATCTCACTCCCAATTGTACAGGCACTAATACAGACTCTGATCCTTCAGGATCAAAGAAGTTTTCTGGCAGTAATGTTTTCTGTAAATTATAATTATCAATAAACTGAACTTGACCTGTAATTTGAGGTAAGCCATCTGCTCGTATCTCATTTACACTTGCATCTGCAGATTGCATATCTATGTATGCATTTTTAATAGCAACTGCATTTTGGAGGGCAAACGTCACACACTCTTCCAGTGAGTAAGCAGTACTATTATCATTGTCTTGCGAAAACGTTAAATGGGTTAACAGCAGACAAAAAAGTAATATCCCATTTCTAATTGTGTTTAGATACATCTTAATTTTAGGTTTTCTTTTTCTGACTTTCTCTGTAAGCTTGTATTCTTTCAAATCCTTTTATAGTCGAAATGCCCAATACGAAGTGTTCAATAAACTGAATTTGTATTTCAAAAAAATCGAAATCCTGTAGTGGAAACACCTTAGAATCAAATGCAAACTGAACTTGTTGCATTCTCATTCTAGCCATTATTTCTATATCAAAATCATCTCTAAAAATACCTTCTCTAATTCCTCTTTTCATTGAGCTAATGAGGCTATATTTAAAACAAGACTCTTTATAATACAGATAGACTTCCCATGCTTCGGGATAATGATTTTCTAGGTCTGTTAAAAGTGAAGGGTTTAATGTTCGAAAAAACTTCTTGAAGTACTCAATAGAAATAAAAAGTTCGTCCATTGCATCAACAGACTGTTCAATTTTTTCTTCAATAAACATTCTTTCTTTTTCCAGAAGGCTCTTTACACTTATTGTAACTATTTCATTTTTATCTTTAAAAAATTGATAGATGGTTTTTTTGGAAATAGATAGTTCATTAGCGATATCATCCATTTTTACATTTCTGATACCGTAGGTCCAAAAGAGGTTGCTGGCTGCTAAAATTATTCTTTCTTTTGTATCCAATTTACTCATAGTTTATGATGACAAAACTATGGAAACTCAAAGATATTTTAAAGTTTC
It includes:
- a CDS encoding TolC family protein, which codes for MYLNTIRNGILLFCLLLTHLTFSQDNDNSTAYSLEECVTFALQNAVAIKNAYIDMQSADASVNEIRADGLPQITGQVQFIDNYNLQKTLLPENFFDPEGSESVLVPVQLGVRFSGNVGVTLNQLIFDGTFFLGLKAAKTYKELAQKNMERSKIETVEAVTKAYYNALISEERLKLAEENYNRLDTLLRQTTAMFENGFSEKIDVDRIRVNMNNVKSQLANIEQMNQVSLILLKFQMGMKVSDPITLEGKISDVKDEFLQIDGREDINYNNRIEYSINQTQIELDKLNIKRYNVGYLPSLYAFAGIGANSGAQEISNLMNFGDYWFSNGNYGFTLSIPIFDGLRKKYQIEQARLTLLKSENNSWNIENMIETELAQAQIALESNITILNSERDNMELADEIYRVSNIKYQEGVGSSFELVDAETSLTQAQTNYYNALYNALIAKIDYLKAIGELGSE
- a CDS encoding TetR/AcrR family transcriptional regulator — translated: MSKLDTKERIILAASNLFWTYGIRNVKMDDIANELSISKKTIYQFFKDKNEIVTISVKSLLEKERMFIEEKIEQSVDAMDELFISIEYFKKFFRTLNPSLLTDLENHYPEAWEVYLYYKESCFKYSLISSMKRGIREGIFRDDFDIEIMARMRMQQVQFAFDSKVFPLQDFDFFEIQIQFIEHFVLGISTIKGFERIQAYRESQKKKT